In a genomic window of Streptococcus oralis:
- the rpmA gene encoding 50S ribosomal protein L27, which yields MLKMTLNNLQLFAHKKGGGSTSNGRDSQAKRLGAKAADGQTVTGGSILYRQRGTHIYPGVNVGRGGDDTLFAKVEGVVRFERKGRDKKQVSVYPIAK from the coding sequence ATGTTAAAAATGACTCTTAACAACTTGCAACTTTTCGCCCACAAAAAAGGTGGAGGTTCTACATCAAACGGACGTGATTCACAAGCGAAACGTCTTGGAGCTAAAGCAGCTGACGGACAAACTGTAACAGGTGGATCAATCCTTTACCGTCAACGTGGTACACACATCTACCCAGGTGTAAACGTTGGACGTGGTGGAGACGATACTTTGTTCGCTAAAGTTGAAGGCGTAGTACGCTTTGAACGTAAAGGTCGCGATAAGAAACAAGTTTCTGTTTACCCAATCGCAAAATAA
- a CDS encoding Gfo/Idh/MocA family protein: MLKLGIIGTGAISHHFIEAAHASGEYQLVAVYSRKRETAATFASCYENIQLFDQLEDFFKSSFDVVYIASPNSLHFVQAKAALSAGKHVILEKPAVTQPQEWLNLRQTAEKNHCFIFEAARNYHEEAFTTIKVFLADKQIWGADFNYAKYSSKMPDLLAGQTPNVFSDRFAGGALMDLGIYPLYAAIRLFGKAQDATYQAKQLNNSIDLNGDGILFYPDFQVHIKAGKNITSNLPCEIYTADGTLTLNTIEHVRSAIFTNHQGNQVQLPIQQAPHTMTEEVAAFAHMIQQPDQKLYQNWLDDAGSIHELLYTMRQTAGIRFEAEK, from the coding sequence ATGCTTAAATTAGGTATCATCGGAACAGGGGCTATTAGCCATCATTTCATAGAAGCAGCCCATGCTAGCGGAGAATACCAGCTGGTTGCAGTCTATTCTAGAAAACGAGAAACTGCCGCAACCTTTGCTTCTTGCTATGAAAATATCCAACTCTTTGATCAATTAGAAGACTTCTTTAAGTCTTCCTTTGATGTGGTCTATATCGCCAGTCCAAACTCCTTGCATTTTGTTCAAGCCAAGGCTGCCTTGTCTGCTGGTAAGCACGTCATTCTTGAAAAGCCAGCTGTCACTCAGCCACAAGAATGGCTGAATTTGAGACAGACAGCTGAGAAAAATCACTGTTTTATCTTTGAAGCGGCTCGTAATTACCACGAGGAAGCTTTTACTACTATTAAGGTTTTTTTGGCAGACAAGCAAATTTGGGGAGCAGATTTCAACTATGCCAAGTATTCTTCCAAGATGCCTGACTTATTGGCTGGACAGACGCCAAATGTCTTTTCAGATCGTTTTGCTGGTGGAGCCCTTATGGATTTGGGGATTTATCCTCTCTATGCTGCTATTCGCCTCTTTGGAAAGGCTCAGGACGCGACCTATCAGGCTAAACAGCTTAACAATAGCATTGACCTAAATGGAGACGGTATCCTCTTCTACCCTGACTTTCAAGTTCATATCAAAGCTGGGAAAAACATCACTTCCAATCTTCCTTGTGAGATTTACACAGCAGATGGAACCTTGACCCTCAACACGATTGAGCATGTCCGCTCAGCTATTTTTACCAACCACCAAGGAAATCAAGTTCAACTCCCTATCCAACAGGCTCCTCATACGATGACTGAGGAAGTTGCTGCATTTGCACACATGATCCAGCAACCAGACCAGAAACTTTATCAGAACTGGCTGGATGATGCAGGTTCTATTCATGAGCTACTATATACTATGCGCCAGACTGCTGGCATTAGATTTGAGGCAGAAAAATGA
- a CDS encoding YoaK family protein, producing MRLLPIRRISRQSKRLALFLTFCAGYVDAYTFIVRGNTLVAGQTGNVVFLSVGLIQQNVSDASAKVMTLFSFMMGVFFLTLYKEKLRIVKKPILSLIPLAVLSLIIGFVPQTVNNIYLVPPLAFCMGLVTTAFGEVSGIAYNNAFMTGNIKRTMLAFGDYFRTKHTPFLREGLIFVSLLSSFVFGVVFSAYLTIYYQEKTILGVPLMMSIFYFSMLFASWRKKGKEKA from the coding sequence ATGAGATTATTACCAATAAGGAGAATATCACGTCAGTCTAAGAGACTAGCGCTTTTTTTGACTTTTTGCGCAGGATATGTCGATGCCTATACCTTTATCGTGCGAGGGAACACCCTTGTGGCTGGACAAACAGGGAATGTCGTCTTTCTTTCTGTAGGACTCATTCAGCAGAATGTCTCGGATGCTAGTGCTAAAGTAATGACCTTGTTTTCCTTTATGATGGGTGTCTTTTTTCTGACATTGTATAAGGAAAAACTACGAATTGTTAAAAAGCCGATTTTGTCCTTGATTCCTCTTGCAGTCCTGTCCCTAATTATAGGCTTTGTACCGCAAACGGTTAATAATATCTATCTCGTACCGCCCTTGGCCTTTTGTATGGGATTGGTGACAACTGCTTTTGGAGAAGTGTCAGGTATTGCCTATAATAATGCTTTTATGACAGGGAATATCAAACGAACCATGTTGGCTTTTGGAGATTATTTCCGGACCAAGCATACGCCTTTCCTACGAGAGGGCTTGATTTTTGTTAGCTTGCTTAGCAGTTTTGTCTTTGGAGTTGTTTTTTCAGCTTATTTGACGATTTATTATCAGGAGAAGACAATTCTAGGTGTTCCTCTTATGATGAGTATCTTTTACTTCAGTATGCTTTTTGCTTCTTGGAGAAAAAAAGGGAAAGAAAAAGCTTAA
- a CDS encoding ribosomal-processing cysteine protease Prp, protein MIQAVFERAEDGELRSAEITGHAESGEYGLDVVCASVSTLAINFINSIEKFAGYEPILELNEDEGGYLKVEIPADLPSHQREMTQLFFESFFLGMANLSENSSEFVQTRVITEN, encoded by the coding sequence ATGATACAAGCAGTCTTTGAGAGAGCCGAAGATGGCGAGCTGAGGAGTGCGGAAATTACTGGACACGCCGAAAGTGGCGAATACGGCTTAGATGTCGTGTGTGCATCGGTTTCTACGCTTGCCATTAACTTTATCAATTCCATTGAGAAATTTGCAGGCTATGAACCAATCTTAGAATTAAACGAAGATGAAGGTGGCTATCTAAAGGTTGAAATACCAGCGGATCTTCCTTCACACCAGAGAGAAATGACCCAGTTATTCTTCGAATCATTTTTCTTAGGTATGGCAAACTTATCGGAGAACTCTTCTGAGTTCGTCCAAACCAGAGTTATCACAGAAAACTAA
- the rplU gene encoding 50S ribosomal protein L21, with the protein MSTYAIIKTGGKQVKVEVGQAVYVEKLNVEAGQEVTFNEVVLVGGENTVVGTPLVAGATVVGTVEKQGKQKKVVTYKYKPKKGSHRKQGHRQPYTKVVINAINA; encoded by the coding sequence ATGAGCACATACGCAATTATCAAAACTGGCGGAAAACAAGTTAAAGTTGAAGTTGGTCAAGCAGTTTACGTTGAAAAATTGAACGTTGAAGCTGGTCAAGAAGTTACTTTTAACGAAGTTGTTCTTGTTGGTGGTGAAAACACTGTTGTCGGGACTCCACTTGTTGCTGGAGCTACTGTAGTTGGAACTGTTGAAAAACAAGGAAAACAAAAGAAAGTTGTTACTTACAAGTACAAACCTAAAAAAGGTAGCCACCGTAAACAAGGTCACCGTCAACCATATACAAAAGTTGTCATCAACGCGATCAACGCTTAA